The region TTTATTAATATAGTATGTACTTAAATTAATAAATTAATAATTTAAACAATGATTTTATATTAAAAGTTTATTTTAAAATATAAAAATATATTAAATTAATAAATACTGGAGGAGAAGTTATGAAAAATTTAGGATTCTATAATGGAGAATATGCTTTAGTTGAGGACATGAAAATACCTATGAACGATCGTGTGTGCTATTTTGGGGATGGAGCTTATGATGCTACCTACAGTAGAAATCATAAGATATTTGCATTAGATGAACATATAGAACGTTTCTATAATAGTGCAGGTTTACTTAGAATTAAGATTCCATACACAAAAGATGAGCTAAAGGAATTACTAAAAGAAATGGTTAAAAAGGTTGATTCGGGAGAGCAATTTGTATATTGGCAGGTTACTAGAGGAACGGGTATGCGTAATCATGCTTTTCCACCAGCAGATGTAAAAGCAAATTTTTGGATTATATTGAAACCATTAAATATAAAAGATATGTCTCAAAAGTTGAAATTAATTACTTTAGAAGATACTAGATTTTTACATTGCAATATAAAGACTCTCAATTTACTCCCAAGTGTAATAGCTGCCCAAAAGACTGAAGAAGCAGGATGTCAGGAAGCAGTGTTTCATAGAGGAGACAGGGTAACAGAATGCGCACACAGTAATGTATCTATTATAAAAGATGGAATTTTAAAGACAGCTCCTACAGATAATTTAATTTTACCAGGCATAGCAAGAGCACATCTCATAAAAATGTGTAAGAGATTTGAGATTCCTGTAAATGAAACAGCTTTTAACTTAAAAGAATTAATGGAAGCTGATGAGGTTATAGTTACGAGCTCAGGTCAATTCTGTATGGCAACCTGTGAAATAGATGGAAAACCTGTAGGAGGGAAGGCACCAGAGCTTGTAAAAAAACTTCAAGATGCGTTGTTAAATGAATTTATAGAAGCTACAAATTAAAGTTAGGGGGGAGAAGACCGTATGGAACAGGAAGAATTAACAATATTAAATATAGGTGAAAGTTTAGACAATTTGATGAATCTAGATCCAAGGGGATATGGTATTTGCAGAATTTTATACAAGGCAGCAAGAGAGTATACTAAAGAGCCTTTAACGATGAACTGTGCTAAGAAATTGGAAAAGACTTTAAAGGAAGGAGACTTAGTTTATATAATGACAGGTTTTGTTCTTCGCCCATTTAAGAAAGCAGAAATGGATGGAATCGTAAGCACAATGCTTTTAGCAAGAGCTTTAGTAAAAGGCTTTAATGTAAAACCTGTAATTGTATGTCCTGAAGATAATATTAAGGCAGTAGAAAATTTATCATATGTAGTTGGACTTCATTTTCAAAATAGTATTGAAGGTTTGAAAGAGTGTCCACTATCATTAGCTGGAATAACATTTACAAAAGACAAAAAACAGGCGGAGAAGCAGGCAGATGAACTTATAGAAAATGGTCTACCAAGTGCCGTTATAAGTATAGAATGTCCAGGAGCTAATCATAAGGGTGTTTATCATAATGCTGTGGGGTTAGATGTAACAAAACTTGAAGCAAAGCAAGATATTCTATTTATTAAGTTAAAGAAGAAAGGTGTTTTAAATATAGCTATTGGAGATTTGGGTAATGAACTTGGTATGGGAACTTTAAAAGAACATCTAGAAGAGTATATTCCATATGCAGCTAAGGGAAGTTGCAACTGTGGTTGTAATGGAGGAATAATAGCAGATGTAGCTGCTGACAATATTATAACTGCAACTGTCTCAGATTGGGGATGTTATGGTCTCATAGCAGCACTAGCATATTTAAAAAAGGATTTGGATATAATGCACACTAAAGTTATGGAAAAGGAAGCTATGATTACAGCATCTAGAAGCGGCATGATAGATATGTATGGAGAGTTAATTCCAGCTATAGATGGCTGCAATTTAGAGGTTAACACATCAATAGTTAATTTAATGAGAGAATGTGTAGCTTCTGCAATTAAGTCTCAGAAAATTTGTTCTACTTGGTTTGAGAAAGTAATTGAACTAGGATTTTATGAAAGTAATTCTTATGAAAATGAGAAATTAAAAAATATAATTTAAGGTGGGGTACAGATGGAGTATTCAAATATGAAGCCCTATGATGTTCGTAAATTGATAAGGCAAGAAAAAATTACAACACCTACAGCTGGAATGTGTTCAGGCTATGCGCAAGCTAATTTGGTTATTCTGCCAAAGGAATTAGCATATGATTTTTTGTTATTTACTCAAAGAAATCCTAAATCTTGTCCTATATTAGAAGTAAGTGATGTTGGAGATAAAAAACTTAAATATTTAGGTGAAGATATTGATATTACAAGTGATATTCCTAAATATAGGGTATATGAAGATGGAATTTTAACAGGTGAATATACAAACATAGCTGACCTTTGGAGAGAAGATTTTGTAAGCTTTTTAATTGGCTGTAGCTTTTCATTTGAATCGGAGCTTATAGAGGCGAACATTCCCATAAGGCACATTGAAGAAAATTGCAATGTACCAATGTTTATTACTAATATTGAATGTACGCCTGCAGGAATATTTAATGGCAAAATGGTAGTAAGTATGAGACCTTTATCTAATGAGAACATAATAAAGTCAGTTCTAGTTAGCGGAGAAATGCCCAAAGTACATGGGGCGCCGATTCATATAGGTGATCCGGTGTCTATTGGGATAAAAGATATAAGTAAACCTGATTTTGGTGATCCTGTTACTATAAAAGATAATGAAATTCCAGTATTTTGGGCCTGCGGAGTTACGCCCCAGTCAGTAGTTATGAATGTTAAACCTAAAATAGTTATTACACATTCTCCTGGTCACATGCTCATAACGGACTTAAAGAATATAGATTTAAAATATTAGAGGGGATATTATGTACAAGGTAGATTTAAATTGTGATTTAGGTGAGAGCTTTGGAAATTATAAGATTGGTTCAGATGAAAAAGTAATATCGTATATATCATCTGCAAATGTAGCTTGTGGCTTTCATGCTTCTGATCCATTAGTTATGGATAATACAGTGAAATTAGCAAAAAAGTATGGAGTTTCAGTTGGAGCACATCCAGGATTTCCTGATTTGCTTGGGTTTGGGAGAAGGAAAATGGATGTTTCTTTAAGAGAGGCCAAGACAATGGTTCAATATCAAATTGGAGCCTTAAAAGCTTTCTGCACGGCAAATGGAGTAGAGATAAAGCATGTAAAGCCTCATGGGGCACTTTACAATATGGCGGCTAAAGATTTGGATCTTGCTCTAGCAATATGTGAAGGTATATACGAAGTTGATTCAAAATTAATCTTGCTTGCTTTGTCGGGAAGCAAAATGCTTGAAGCTGCAAGTTATGTTGGATTAAAAGCAGCAAGCGAGGTTTTTGCAGACAGGGCATATAATAGCGATGGTTCTCTAGTAGATAGAAGTAGAGAGGGAGCTGTTATTAAAGATGAAGAAGAAGCTATTAAAAGAGTAATTAGAATGGTTAAGGAGAGTAAAGTTAGAACTATAGATGGTGCTTACATCACTCTTAAAGCGGATTCTATATGCGTACATGGAGATGGAGAAAAAGCATTAAGTTTTGTAAAAAAAATAAACGACGCGTTTAAAAATGAAGATATAAGAATATCAGCATTAGGATGAAATCTATTTAGTTAAGAGGTGAAGACGCGTGAAAAAATATCTTAGAACTTATGCAAAAATAGATTTGAAAGCTATAGAACATAACATAAATGAAGTGAAAAAAAGAGTAGAAAAGAATGTAAAGATTATGGCTGTAATAAAAGCTGATGGATACGGTCATGGAGCTGTAGAAATCGGAAATTTTCTTAAGGATAAGGTTAATTATTTTGGTGTTGCAACAATAGAAGAAGCTATAGAACTTCGCAAGAACATGGTAAATATTCCAATATTAATTTTGGGATATACCTCTCCAAAGCAATATGAAGCTTTAGTTAAATATGATATAACTCAAACTATTTACAATATAAAAATGGCAGAAGAGCTATCAAGGTGCGCTCTTAAGCTTAATAAAACTATAAAGGTCCATATTGCAGTGGAAACAGGAATGAACAGAATTGGGTTTAAGGTAAATAAGCAGAGCATTTTGGATATTGGAAAGATAAAGGCTATGAAAGGATTAGTGCTGGAAGGTATGTTTA is a window of Clostridium pasteurianum DNA encoding:
- a CDS encoding putative hydro-lyase, which codes for MEYSNMKPYDVRKLIRQEKITTPTAGMCSGYAQANLVILPKELAYDFLLFTQRNPKSCPILEVSDVGDKKLKYLGEDIDITSDIPKYRVYEDGILTGEYTNIADLWREDFVSFLIGCSFSFESELIEANIPIRHIEENCNVPMFITNIECTPAGIFNGKMVVSMRPLSNENIIKSVLVSGEMPKVHGAPIHIGDPVSIGIKDISKPDFGDPVTIKDNEIPVFWACGVTPQSVVMNVKPKIVITHSPGHMLITDLKNIDLKY
- a CDS encoding 5-oxoprolinase subunit PxpA; this translates as MYKVDLNCDLGESFGNYKIGSDEKVISYISSANVACGFHASDPLVMDNTVKLAKKYGVSVGAHPGFPDLLGFGRRKMDVSLREAKTMVQYQIGALKAFCTANGVEIKHVKPHGALYNMAAKDLDLALAICEGIYEVDSKLILLALSGSKMLEAASYVGLKAASEVFADRAYNSDGSLVDRSREGAVIKDEEEAIKRVIRMVKESKVRTIDGAYITLKADSICVHGDGEKALSFVKKINDAFKNEDIRISALG
- a CDS encoding DUF4392 domain-containing protein, which codes for MEQEELTILNIGESLDNLMNLDPRGYGICRILYKAAREYTKEPLTMNCAKKLEKTLKEGDLVYIMTGFVLRPFKKAEMDGIVSTMLLARALVKGFNVKPVIVCPEDNIKAVENLSYVVGLHFQNSIEGLKECPLSLAGITFTKDKKQAEKQADELIENGLPSAVISIECPGANHKGVYHNAVGLDVTKLEAKQDILFIKLKKKGVLNIAIGDLGNELGMGTLKEHLEEYIPYAAKGSCNCGCNGGIIADVAADNIITATVSDWGCYGLIAALAYLKKDLDIMHTKVMEKEAMITASRSGMIDMYGELIPAIDGCNLEVNTSIVNLMRECVASAIKSQKICSTWFEKVIELGFYESNSYENEKLKNII
- a CDS encoding D-amino acid aminotransferase, whose amino-acid sequence is MKNLGFYNGEYALVEDMKIPMNDRVCYFGDGAYDATYSRNHKIFALDEHIERFYNSAGLLRIKIPYTKDELKELLKEMVKKVDSGEQFVYWQVTRGTGMRNHAFPPADVKANFWIILKPLNIKDMSQKLKLITLEDTRFLHCNIKTLNLLPSVIAAQKTEEAGCQEAVFHRGDRVTECAHSNVSIIKDGILKTAPTDNLILPGIARAHLIKMCKRFEIPVNETAFNLKELMEADEVIVTSSGQFCMATCEIDGKPVGGKAPELVKKLQDALLNEFIEATN